DNA from Evansella sp. LMS18:
AATAATCCCTTTTTTAACAAACCGGAAAAGAATGAACTTAAGATGAATCCAAGTCCCAGGGCGGCGTACATTAAACCTACGCCAATTTCCCCCATTCCAAAAACTTCGAGAGCATAGACATTTATCAGAACATTATCTATTCCATTTGCTAAAGGCATTGTAATTGCGATGAATATAAAAGTAATCATAGCTAACGAACTATAAAAAACTTTTTTAGAAACAGGAAGAGAGTTTTGCTCCCTTCTCATCGTTTCTCTGCCAGGTATTCTTATTTTGGAGAGAATAAAAGCAGATATAAGAAAAGCCGCCCCATTTAACACGAAAGGTAGCGATAATCCAAGGTAATGAGAAATAACCCCTCCTGCGCTGGAGCCTGCCACTAAAACTAATCCAATCATCGCCTGTTCCAGAGAATTTATATCGATTAGCCTGTCCTGTTTAACCATTGACGGTATGGAGGACATTCTAACAGGAGCATAAAAAGCTTCGCCACCAGCAAGCAAAAACGTAACCAGGTATACGATCCACAATCCGCCTTCTCCCTCAACAAACACTAAAGATAACACTAAAGGAATTCGGATCAAATCAATACAGATTAGCAGAATTTTCTTTGAAAACCTGTCTGCCAGTACCCCTGCAAGAGGCGCCAGGAGCAAAAACGGGACCATACGTATTGCCAGCACCATGCCGATAGCCATTGCTGAGCCGGTTAAATCGTATAGTAAGGAAAATATCGCTACCTGGGTGAACCGATTTCCGATTCCATTAATAAAACCAGCAAAGAACAGTCTTTGATAGTTTGTTTCCTGTTTCCAGGATTTTAAGATTGCCACCCTCTCCACCTCATTTTATGCACATCTAATTTTATAAACATCTAATTAGTTAATAAAAAAAAAGGCCGATTCAGACCGGCCACATTTCTTTAGGATTCAACTCATACTGCCCATCCTGCCTGAACATAAACTGATTCATAATAAACTCACGGCGGACAGTGGCGTAATCATCGTAGTATTGCATGATATGTTCATTAATTTCCGGTTCGGTGTATGTTCTTCCGATCTCCAGCCCTTTAACTAAATGCTCAAGGATTATAATCCTTTTTTTATGTTGTGCCGGAAGGCTTTTCAGTTTTCCATTCTGCTGGACAAAATTATTAAGCACTTTTAGTTTTTCTTCTTCTTTGTACTCGTATAGTTTCATTTCTTCCTCCTTACCGAGTCTTAATATTGCTTTAGACATTAGTTCAAGATTTTTCTCATTCAGATGAAAATAGATTGTATTTTTGTCCCGTCTCTGATAAACAATGTTAATTTCCCGCAGTTTAGCCACATGGTGAGAGATGGTTGGAGGAGTGAACCCCAGTTTTCCCGCCAGTGCCTGGCCGTGCAATGGCCCTTCTTTTAACAATGAAATTATACGTATCCTTGTTTTATCCCCAATTGTTTTATGAAAATTAACGAGTTTGTCCAGCTGCATAGAATCACCCCTGTATCCTTATTAATTAGATTATAATCTAATTAGATGAATATAACAATAGATTTTCAATCAGCCTGCTAAGCCAATTTAAAAAGAGGGTGTCCCAAAAGGTCGCTAAATTGCGACCTTTAAAGGACAGCCTCTTTTTTGTAAAGCTGTTTTTGGTTGATTTTCGAGAGTCGAAGGCCTCTTATCCTGCCTTCGGCTCTCTTTTTGTTTCTTTTTGGCCCTTGAACTTTAGATGTGTTTCCCATTTTAGAAAGTTATGGGCAATACAAAGAAGACCCCATTCCAGCGTCGTTTTGGAAAGGCCTCTCAGATGGAACCGATTAAAGCCTCGGTTATATTTAATTTGTCCAAAAACCGGCTCTACGTCACACTTCCTCCGCCGGTAAAGCTGACTTCCAGTTTCTGTCTGAAGCCGTTCCCGAACCTGCCTTCGCTGTGCCTGATTCTTCATGGACACACTAATCGTTTTCGTATCTTTTCCTTTAGCGCATATTTCCTGGAAAGGACAGCCGTGGCAATCCACGCACCGGTAAACACGTTTGATTGTCGTATAACCGTTTTCTGTTTTTCGATCAGAATTATACTGAAACGTAAGACGCTTATTATTAGCGCATATCCACTCGTCTTCCTCTTCATCATATTGGAGGTTCTCCACCCGACCGAGCTGATCTTTAAACTTTTTGGTCTGTTCC
Protein-coding regions in this window:
- a CDS encoding MFS transporter: MAILKSWKQETNYQRLFFAGFINGIGNRFTQVAIFSLLYDLTGSAMAIGMVLAIRMVPFLLLAPLAGVLADRFSKKILLICIDLIRIPLVLSLVFVEGEGGLWIVYLVTFLLAGGEAFYAPVRMSSIPSMVKQDRLIDINSLEQAMIGLVLVAGSSAGGVISHYLGLSLPFVLNGAAFLISAFILSKIRIPGRETMRREQNSLPVSKKVFYSSLAMITFIFIAITMPLANGIDNVLINVYALEVFGMGEIGVGLMYAALGLGFILSSFFSGLLKKGLLLLTVIFIIVEGFAHMLLSIVPVFPLALFVVIFITFAGGLSNICVDTVMMKVIPPSLRGRFFGFIQAISNTALGISMASAGFLLEVYNPRELSLIVGVSYISFTFFYSLLFIKLNLVQEKKRLLKKAT
- a CDS encoding metalloregulator ArsR/SmtB family transcription factor, which gives rise to MQLDKLVNFHKTIGDKTRIRIISLLKEGPLHGQALAGKLGFTPPTISHHVAKLREINIVYQRRDKNTIYFHLNEKNLELMSKAILRLGKEEEMKLYEYKEEEKLKVLNNFVQQNGKLKSLPAQHKKRIIILEHLVKGLEIGRTYTEPEINEHIMQYYDDYATVRREFIMNQFMFRQDGQYELNPKEMWPV